In one Gemella haemolysans ATCC 10379 genomic region, the following are encoded:
- a CDS encoding CsbD family protein — protein sequence MSLENKFNQLKGSVKEGLGKLTGNEKLQAEGFTEKVVSKVKEAAEDAFDGVKNVASVVADKAADVKMQ from the coding sequence ATGTCATTAGAAAACAAATTTAATCAATTAAAAGGTTCAGTAAAAGAAGGATTAGGAAAATTAACAGGTAATGAGAAATTACAAGCTGAAGGATTCACAGAAAAAGTAGTTTCAAAAGTAAAAGAAGCAGCAGAAGATGCATTTGACGGTGTAAAAAATGTAGCTAGTGTAGTAGCGGATAAAGCAGCAGACGTTAAGATGCAGTAG
- a CDS encoding GlsB/YeaQ/YmgE family stress response membrane protein — MIWSIIVGGFIGFVAGGITKKGGAMGIISNVIAGLVGSSVGQSLFGAWGPSLGGMALIPSILGAVIVVTIVSIFFGKKS, encoded by the coding sequence ATGATTTGGTCAATTATAGTAGGTGGTTTCATAGGGTTTGTAGCTGGCGGAATCACAAAAAAAGGCGGAGCCATGGGTATCATTTCTAATGTTATCGCAGGTTTAGTAGGTTCATCAGTAGGACAATCATTATTTGGAGCTTGGGGTCCAAGCCTAGGTGGGATGGCGTTAATTCCTTCTATCTTAGGTGCGGTAATTGTAGTAACTATAGTATCAATATTCTTTGGGAAAAAATCTTAA
- a CDS encoding O-antigen ligase family protein, with product MNKFMKEHGQVILWFIFLVFMIISLSMVFTHGIRYAIVVFVLSFILLCPPIVKLIQRKTRLKKVVLGAVSALVMMLTMLMTNHFSEARKEEQRKTFQEKKEERDKKVEEQSSEEKKEENSTEHKEQQIAPPSPSKKRIDESDSEKKEVVQVAQNEQPQQQGQQPRKVIVRASKKSGYYYTPTHPSYNNIAAKNLLVFNSEEAAQKSGYRRAA from the coding sequence GTGAATAAATTCATGAAAGAACATGGACAAGTTATTTTGTGGTTTATCTTTTTAGTATTTATGATAATATCACTTAGCATGGTGTTTACTCATGGTATTAGATACGCTATTGTCGTATTTGTATTAAGTTTTATACTATTATGTCCACCTATTGTGAAACTTATTCAACGAAAAACGCGTTTGAAAAAAGTTGTCTTAGGTGCTGTAAGTGCACTTGTTATGATGTTAACAATGCTAATGACAAATCATTTTAGTGAAGCTAGAAAAGAAGAACAAAGAAAAACTTTCCAAGAGAAAAAAGAAGAGCGTGATAAAAAAGTAGAAGAACAATCTTCTGAAGAGAAAAAAGAAGAAAATTCAACAGAACATAAAGAACAACAAATAGCTCCGCCATCCCCATCTAAAAAAAGAATAGATGAAAGTGATAGTGAGAAAAAAGAAGTTGTTCAAGTAGCTCAAAATGAACAACCACAACAACAGGGGCAACAACCTAGAAAGGTTATTGTTAGAGCTAGTAAAAAGAGTGGTTATTACTATACACCAACACATCCTTCTTACAATAATATTGCAGCTAAAAACCTATTAGTCTTCAATTCAGAAGAGGCAGCCCAAAAATCAGGGTATAGAAGAGCTGCATAA
- a CDS encoding CsbD family protein, which yields MSLENKFDEIKGSVKEGLGKLTGDKSLEGEGLAEQVVSKVKEAAEDAKEAVEGVIDNVKDKLK from the coding sequence ATGTCATTAGAAAACAAATTCGACGAAATCAAAGGATCGGTTAAAGAAGGTTTAGGAAAATTAACTGGAGATAAATCATTAGAAGGTGAAGGATTAGCAGAACAAGTTGTTTCTAAAGTAAAAGAAGCAGCAGAAGATGCTAAAGAAGCAGTAGAAGGCGTTATCGATAACGTTAAAGATAAATTAAAATAA
- a CDS encoding DUF2273 domain-containing protein, with protein MEWLKKHQYTVVSGLLGAFLACLILFLGFFKTIFVLIFAALGIVTGYYIKNKI; from the coding sequence ATGGAATGGCTAAAAAAACATCAATACACTGTTGTATCAGGATTATTGGGAGCATTTCTAGCTTGTTTAATTCTGTTCTTAGGATTTTTCAAAACTATTTTTGTTTTGATTTTCGCTGCACTAGGAATTGTAACAGGATATTATATAAAAAACAAAATATAA
- a CDS encoding acetyl-CoA C-acetyltransferase — translation MNRVAIVSAKRTAIGSFGGSLKDISAAKIGGDLVKQALESVNLDPNLVDEIIFGNVLQTGLGQNVARQIAVNAGIPKEKSAFVVNKVCGSGLKSVVLGVQSIMVGDNDIVVCGGVENMSAAPHYTKNARFGQKLGSFELEDTIINDGLTDAFENYHMGITAENIAEQYGITREEQDEFALASQKKAASAIENNLFIDEIVPITIKTRREEIIFNTDEYVRANSSLESLAKLRPSFKKDGTVTAGNASGINDGAACVILMSEKRAKELGLDVICYIEGYASTGLDNKVMGLGPVPATQKVLEKLSLNIEDIDLFEMNEAFAAQSIAVTRLLNLDSTKVNTRGGAIALGHPIGASGCRVLVTLVHALIKDNKEKGLCSLCIGGGQGISMVVSRK, via the coding sequence ATGAATAGAGTTGCTATTGTAAGTGCGAAAAGAACTGCTATAGGAAGTTTTGGAGGAAGTTTAAAAGATATCTCTGCAGCGAAAATCGGTGGGGATCTTGTAAAACAAGCATTAGAAAGTGTAAATCTTGATCCAAATCTTGTTGATGAAATTATATTCGGTAATGTATTGCAGACTGGTCTTGGGCAGAATGTAGCAAGACAAATTGCTGTTAATGCAGGTATTCCAAAAGAGAAAAGCGCCTTTGTTGTCAATAAAGTTTGTGGATCAGGACTAAAGAGCGTTGTTCTTGGGGTTCAATCTATTATGGTAGGAGACAATGATATCGTAGTTTGTGGTGGAGTAGAGAATATGAGTGCGGCGCCACATTATACGAAAAATGCTCGTTTTGGTCAAAAACTTGGTAGCTTTGAATTAGAAGATACTATAATTAATGACGGTTTGACAGATGCTTTTGAGAATTATCACATGGGTATTACTGCCGAAAATATCGCAGAGCAATACGGTATTACAAGAGAAGAACAAGATGAATTTGCTCTAGCGAGTCAAAAAAAGGCGGCTTCAGCGATTGAGAATAATCTATTTATTGATGAAATTGTACCTATAACTATTAAAACTAGACGTGAGGAGATTATATTTAATACAGATGAATACGTTCGTGCTAATAGTAGCTTAGAAAGTCTAGCTAAACTGAGACCATCTTTCAAAAAAGATGGAACTGTGACAGCGGGGAATGCCTCGGGAATTAATGATGGAGCTGCTTGTGTTATTCTAATGAGTGAAAAACGTGCCAAAGAACTAGGTTTAGATGTTATTTGTTACATTGAAGGTTATGCTTCAACAGGTTTAGATAATAAGGTAATGGGACTAGGGCCAGTACCTGCAACACAAAAAGTACTAGAAAAATTAAGTTTAAATATAGAAGATATTGATTTATTTGAAATGAACGAAGCTTTTGCGGCACAATCTATAGCTGTAACACGTCTATTAAACCTAGATTCGACTAAGGTTAATACGCGTGGTGGTGCAATAGCGTTAGGACATCCAATAGGAGCGAGTGGTTGTCGTGTCTTAGTTACACTAGTACATGCACTAATTAAAGACAACAAAGAAAAAGGACTATGCTCACTTTGCATAGGTGGAGGTCAAGGTATCTCTATGGTTGTTTCTAGAAAATAA
- a CDS encoding DUF1310 family protein, translating into MVHGEEAKTGLEHILKLLDRKALTPEGKIKSYKIDGSYTMKGITEGNRIKKIRVNRKNIPQ; encoded by the coding sequence ATGGTACATGGAGAAGAGGCGAAAACAGGGCTAGAACATATACTAAAATTATTGGATAGAAAAGCTCTGACACCAGAAGGGAAAATAAAAAGTTATAAAATAGATGGTAGTTATACTATGAAAGGTATAACGGAAGGTAACAGGATAAAGAAAATAAGAGTAAATAGAAAAAATATTCCTCAATAG
- the ung gene encoding uracil-DNA glycosylase — protein sequence MHNSWNEVIKNYPKIDELNELIKKIDEKRLTTTIYPPKEQVFRVFDLALEDIKVVILGQDPYHNPEQACGLSFSVNDGVPLPKSLINIYKELHDDLGINPAKTGNLESWFNQGVFLLNAVLTVEKNSPASHSKMGWENFTDYIIETISEKNENVVFVLWGAYARSKNKLIDPSKHLIIESAHPSPLSAYRGFFGSKVFSQINDYLDSHGRGNIDFELKMKTNEQISFFKIFLKNFKYILSKRYIMST from the coding sequence ATGCATAACAGTTGGAATGAAGTAATAAAAAATTATCCAAAAATAGATGAACTTAATGAATTGATAAAAAAAATAGATGAAAAACGTCTTACTACAACAATCTACCCTCCAAAAGAGCAAGTTTTTAGAGTTTTTGACTTAGCATTAGAAGATATTAAAGTCGTAATATTAGGGCAAGATCCTTATCATAATCCTGAACAGGCATGCGGATTAAGCTTCTCTGTAAATGATGGCGTACCTCTTCCTAAAAGTCTTATAAATATTTATAAAGAGCTTCATGATGATTTAGGGATAAATCCGGCAAAAACAGGAAATCTTGAATCTTGGTTTAATCAGGGGGTATTTCTTCTTAATGCGGTTCTTACTGTTGAAAAGAATTCTCCTGCGAGTCACAGCAAGATGGGATGGGAAAATTTTACAGATTATATAATTGAAACTATTTCTGAAAAAAATGAAAATGTAGTCTTTGTTTTATGGGGAGCTTACGCAAGAAGTAAAAATAAACTAATTGATCCTTCAAAACATTTGATTATTGAATCGGCACATCCAAGTCCATTATCCGCATACCGTGGCTTTTTCGGAAGCAAAGTTTTCTCTCAAATTAATGATTATTTAGACTCTCACGGCAGAGGAAATATAGACTTTGAATTGAAAATGAAAACAAATGAGCAAATTTCATTTTTTAAAATATTTTTAAAAAATTTTAAGTATATTTTAAGTAAGAGATATATAATGAGTACCTAA
- a CDS encoding MFS transporter, giving the protein MLSFLKPKAKSHTVPADKVMPTYKKLRFISFLGVFLGYMAFYIVRNNISLSSSDLKASLGISKTQMGAIMSYMLLAYGLSKGFMSSLSDKADPKKYMALGLFLCASVNLALGVSHTVFLVSILVILLGLFQGMGVGPAFITLASWYPKKERGRMTALWNISHNIGGGIVASIVTLGFFIFGKEHWKLAYYVFPAIIAIIFVVIILVLVKGKPENEGLPTMEEITGETQKVEVKHVPEEAANLSAGQIFINYVLKNKHAWYVSLVDTFVYLIRFGLISWLPIYLLETKGFTKGQMGIAFTLFEWAAIPSTLLAGYLSDKVFKGYRMPPAIGAMVIIFFCLIGYWESTSLVWVIVFASLSGCLIYVPQFLASVQTMEVVPSFAVGNAVGLRGFMSYIVGASFGTWFIGFVVDRVGWSGGLYVLLSSAVLCIVFAVLSHRGAKELAHK; this is encoded by the coding sequence ATGTTATCATTTTTAAAACCTAAAGCTAAATCACATACAGTTCCTGCCGATAAAGTTATGCCAACATATAAGAAATTAAGATTTATTTCTTTCCTTGGAGTGTTCCTTGGATACATGGCATTCTATATTGTTAGAAATAACATCAGTTTATCGAGTAGTGACCTTAAAGCATCTTTAGGAATTTCTAAAACTCAAATGGGTGCAATCATGAGTTACATGTTACTTGCATACGGATTAAGTAAAGGATTCATGAGTAGTTTATCGGATAAAGCAGATCCGAAAAAATATATGGCTCTTGGACTTTTCCTTTGCGCATCTGTAAACTTAGCACTTGGAGTTAGTCACACTGTATTCTTAGTATCAATCTTAGTAATTTTACTAGGACTTTTCCAAGGTATGGGGGTTGGACCAGCATTCATCACACTTGCAAGCTGGTACCCTAAAAAAGAACGTGGTCGTATGACTGCTCTTTGGAATATTTCCCACAACATCGGTGGAGGAATCGTAGCAAGTATCGTTACATTAGGATTCTTCATCTTTGGTAAAGAACACTGGAAATTAGCATACTACGTATTCCCAGCGATTATCGCTATTATCTTCGTTGTTATTATCCTTGTATTAGTTAAAGGAAAACCAGAAAACGAAGGTCTACCAACTATGGAAGAAATCACTGGTGAAACACAAAAAGTAGAAGTAAAACACGTACCAGAAGAAGCTGCAAACTTAAGCGCAGGGCAAATCTTCATAAACTACGTATTAAAAAATAAACACGCTTGGTATGTATCTCTAGTTGATACATTCGTATACTTAATCCGTTTCGGATTAATTTCTTGGCTTCCAATTTACTTATTAGAAACTAAAGGGTTCACAAAAGGACAAATGGGTATCGCCTTCACATTATTCGAGTGGGCTGCTATTCCATCAACACTTCTTGCTGGATACCTATCTGATAAAGTATTCAAAGGTTACCGTATGCCTCCAGCAATCGGTGCAATGGTTATCATTTTCTTCTGTCTAATCGGATATTGGGAAAGTACTTCTCTAGTATGGGTAATCGTATTTGCCAGCCTTTCTGGATGTCTAATCTACGTACCACAATTCTTAGCATCAGTTCAAACTATGGAAGTTGTTCCATCATTTGCTGTTGGTAACGCAGTTGGTCTAAGAGGATTCATGAGTTACATCGTGGGTGCTTCATTCGGTACTTGGTTCATCGGATTCGTTGTTGACCGTGTAGGATGGTCTGGAGGACTTTACGTACTTCTATCATCTGCAGTTCTTTGTATCGTATTCGCAGTATTAAGTCACCGCGGAGCTAAAGAATTAGCACATAAATAA
- the pepF gene encoding oligoendopeptidase F — MTEMKLIPRKEVEEKYTWDMTLLYKTDEDFKASLENIKKEILDFKATYEGKLTDHATLDTAIKKYEELYEEYYKLSHYAELPMAVDRFNDNVVQNVTLFEDVSTLWAGNLSFFDTELVELDEQFIKDFVKNYRPDLEYYFEKIVQEKKHTLSKEAEQVIANYESLPGYFNLYEVTKHEDMQFDSFEANGKTFENSFVLYENLHEMDNDTEVRRNAAKSFYKTLNAYKNTSANEYISQIKKEKMLATMRGYDSVIDYLLAAQDGNRELYDRQIRTLMTDLAPHIRRYIKLLAREHKIEDMQFADCKINLDPDFEVDMTIDESRSYLKKALGVLGEDYVKMIDESYDKRWTDFPQNIGKSTGGFCATVPNVAGFILLSWTGKMNEVFVLAHELGHAYHFMSTGKHQTMLNNDCPLYFVEAPSTCNEVIVSNYLLKTNTDARFKRWVISNMISRTYFHNMVTHYLEAVYQDRIYKMVDNNEMLTADVLSEVKRNVMEEFFGDSLVVNEGAELTWMRQPHYYMGLYPYTYSAGLTIGTAIANKIDNDSSYADTWLNVLSKGSSMSALDLSKLAGCDVSTDEPLKEAIAYVGHLVDELYNLTDELNK; from the coding sequence ATGACTGAAATGAAATTAATACCAAGAAAAGAAGTTGAAGAGAAATATACTTGGGATATGACTCTTCTATACAAAACTGATGAAGATTTTAAAGCGAGCCTTGAGAATATTAAAAAAGAAATCTTAGATTTCAAGGCTACTTACGAAGGAAAATTAACAGATCACGCTACTTTAGATACTGCCATTAAAAAATACGAAGAACTTTATGAAGAATACTATAAACTATCTCACTACGCTGAGTTACCAATGGCGGTAGATAGATTTAATGACAATGTAGTGCAAAATGTAACACTATTTGAAGATGTTTCTACTTTATGGGCAGGAAATTTAAGTTTCTTCGATACTGAACTTGTAGAACTAGATGAACAATTCATTAAAGATTTCGTGAAAAACTATCGCCCTGATTTAGAATACTACTTCGAAAAAATCGTTCAGGAGAAAAAACATACATTATCAAAAGAAGCTGAACAAGTAATCGCAAACTACGAGAGCCTTCCTGGTTATTTCAATCTATACGAGGTAACTAAACACGAAGATATGCAATTCGACAGCTTCGAAGCAAATGGAAAAACTTTCGAAAATAGCTTCGTACTATACGAAAACTTACACGAAATGGATAATGATACTGAAGTGCGCCGTAATGCTGCGAAAAGTTTTTATAAAACATTAAATGCTTATAAGAATACTTCAGCAAATGAGTATATTTCACAAATCAAAAAAGAAAAAATGCTTGCTACAATGCGTGGTTATGATAGTGTTATCGACTACCTATTAGCCGCTCAAGATGGTAACCGCGAACTATATGATCGTCAAATCCGTACTCTTATGACAGATTTAGCACCTCATATTCGACGTTACATTAAACTTCTAGCTCGTGAACACAAAATTGAAGATATGCAGTTTGCAGACTGTAAAATTAACCTTGATCCAGATTTCGAAGTTGATATGACTATCGACGAATCTCGTTCTTACCTTAAAAAAGCACTTGGTGTTCTTGGTGAGGACTATGTTAAAATGATTGATGAAAGCTATGACAAACGTTGGACTGACTTCCCTCAAAACATCGGGAAAAGTACTGGTGGATTCTGTGCAACAGTTCCTAATGTAGCTGGATTTATCCTACTTTCTTGGACTGGAAAAATGAATGAAGTTTTCGTTCTTGCTCACGAGCTTGGACATGCATATCACTTCATGAGTACAGGAAAACACCAAACAATGTTAAACAACGATTGTCCACTTTACTTCGTTGAAGCTCCATCAACTTGTAATGAGGTTATCGTATCTAACTATCTACTAAAAACTAATACTGATGCTCGTTTCAAACGTTGGGTTATCAGCAACATGATTAGTAGAACATACTTTCACAATATGGTAACACACTACTTAGAAGCTGTTTATCAAGATAGAATCTACAAAATGGTAGATAACAATGAAATGTTAACTGCTGATGTTCTTTCTGAAGTAAAACGCAACGTTATGGAAGAGTTCTTTGGAGATAGTTTAGTAGTTAATGAAGGTGCAGAGCTTACTTGGATGAGACAACCTCACTACTACATGGGATTATATCCATACACTTACTCTGCAGGATTAACAATTGGTACAGCTATCGCTAATAAAATCGATAATGACAGTTCTTATGCTGACACTTGGTTAAATGTTCTTTCTAAAGGAAGTAGCATGTCAGCACTAGATCTTTCTAAACTTGCAGGTTGTGATGTAAGTACTGATGAACCACTTAAAGAAGCAATTGCTTATGTTGGTCACCTAGTAGATGAACTTTACAACTTAACAGATGAATTAAATAAATAA
- a CDS encoding Asp23/Gls24 family envelope stress response protein, which yields MSNPNENNVETKELTTSNSEARGELTFDNDVIKKIIGQALENISGLLAVDGGFFSNLTDKLINTDNVTSGVNIEVGKEQVAVDLNIIVEYKKSVPEIFEEIKRVITTDINKMTGLEVVEVNVNVIDIKTKEQHEADSVSLQDRVSNVVESTGEFASDTFTSAKAGISDGFSTVKEKVGDATEVVVDKAVDVKDAVVNKAVDVKDAVVEKASDVKEATAEKVEEAKEVASEAKEAVVEKASDIKEATADKVEEAKEVASEAKEAVVEKAEEAKDAAADKVEEAKEVASEAKEAVVEKAEDVKEATADKVKEAKEVASDKADEGFAGKLFSKVKEAAEDAKDAVEDAYDGVKNMVKKDK from the coding sequence ATGTCTAATCCAAATGAAAATAATGTAGAAACAAAAGAATTAACTACAAGTAATAGTGAAGCAAGAGGAGAATTGACATTTGATAATGATGTAATTAAAAAAATTATCGGTCAAGCTTTAGAAAATATTTCAGGATTACTAGCAGTTGATGGAGGTTTTTTCTCAAATTTAACAGATAAATTAATTAATACTGATAATGTTACATCAGGTGTTAATATTGAAGTCGGTAAGGAACAAGTAGCTGTTGATTTAAATATCATAGTTGAGTATAAAAAAAGTGTTCCTGAAATTTTTGAGGAAATTAAACGAGTGATTACAACTGATATAAACAAAATGACTGGATTAGAAGTTGTAGAAGTTAATGTCAATGTAATCGATATTAAAACTAAGGAACAACATGAAGCAGATTCAGTAAGTTTACAAGATCGTGTGTCTAATGTTGTTGAATCAACAGGAGAATTTGCATCTGATACCTTTACATCAGCTAAAGCAGGTATAAGTGATGGATTTTCAACAGTTAAAGAGAAAGTCGGAGATGCAACTGAAGTAGTTGTAGATAAGGCTGTAGATGTAAAAGATGCAGTGGTAAACAAAGCTGTAGATGTAAAAGACGCAGTAGTAGAAAAAGCATCAGATGTAAAAGAAGCAACTGCAGAAAAAGTAGAAGAAGCGAAAGAAGTAGCATCGGAAGCTAAGGAAGCAGTAGTAGAAAAAGCATCAGATATAAAAGAAGCAACAGCAGACAAAGTGGAAGAAGCGAAAGAAGTAGCATCGGAAGCTAAGGAAGCAGTAGTAGAAAAAGCAGAAGAAGCAAAAGACGCAGCAGCAGACAAAGTAGAAGAAGCGAAAGAAGTAGCATCGGAAGCTAAGGAAGCGGTAGTAGAAAAAGCAGAAGATGTAAAAGAAGCAACTGCAGACAAAGTAAAAGAAGCAAAAGAAGTAGCATCGGACAAAGCAGATGAAGGATTCGCGGGGAAACTATTTTCAAAAGTGAAAGAGGCTGCAGAGGATGCTAAAGATGCCGTAGAAGATGCTTATGACGGCGTAAAAAACATGGTAAAAAAAGATAAATAA
- a CDS encoding NAD(P)/FAD-dependent oxidoreductase, with protein MKIAVVGGGIVGATCAYYLSKEQKNEIVVFDHGLGQATKASAGIISPWFSKRRNKPWYKMARLGADFYLKLVKDLEIDGYNTDFYSQCGVYLLKKNEDKLPELKELAESRKELSPMIGNLEIISKEEVQKIIPSFDNNGDVLYASGGGRVEGERFVNTLLTASKANVVREKVSLKVVEDKYEINGQVFDTVVLATGAWLKDMLAPLGFDVDVRPQKGQLRDYKVSDENTGSYPVIMPEGELDIIPFEKGVVSVGATHENDMGFDLTVDKQQLDAFGEEAENFLGELRTAQIINERVGIRAYTSDYSPFFGEVPTLENVYAISGLGSSGLTTGPIIGYSVANIILGNDIELDPRDYNIENYITRK; from the coding sequence ATGAAAATAGCAGTAGTAGGTGGGGGAATAGTAGGAGCTACATGTGCTTATTATTTGTCAAAAGAACAAAAAAATGAAATAGTAGTTTTTGATCATGGTTTGGGTCAAGCGACTAAAGCATCTGCTGGGATTATAAGTCCGTGGTTTTCTAAGAGACGTAATAAACCTTGGTATAAGATGGCGAGACTTGGTGCGGATTTTTATTTGAAATTAGTTAAAGATTTAGAGATTGATGGCTATAATACTGACTTTTATTCACAATGTGGAGTATATTTATTGAAAAAAAATGAAGATAAACTACCTGAGTTAAAAGAACTTGCTGAAAGTCGTAAAGAATTATCACCGATGATAGGGAATTTAGAGATAATCTCAAAAGAAGAGGTTCAAAAAATCATTCCTAGCTTTGATAATAATGGAGATGTATTGTACGCGAGTGGTGGTGGACGTGTAGAAGGAGAGAGATTCGTTAATACTTTACTTACTGCCTCGAAAGCTAATGTCGTTAGGGAAAAAGTTAGTCTAAAGGTTGTGGAGGATAAATACGAGATTAATGGACAGGTTTTTGATACTGTTGTTCTTGCGACTGGTGCGTGGTTAAAAGATATGCTAGCGCCTCTTGGTTTTGATGTTGATGTTCGTCCGCAAAAAGGTCAACTAAGAGATTATAAAGTTTCTGATGAAAATACAGGATCTTATCCTGTTATTATGCCTGAGGGTGAATTGGATATTATTCCATTTGAAAAAGGTGTTGTTAGTGTTGGAGCGACACACGAAAATGATATGGGCTTTGATTTAACTGTTGATAAACAGCAACTTGATGCTTTTGGTGAAGAAGCGGAGAACTTCTTAGGTGAATTGAGAACTGCACAGATAATAAATGAACGTGTTGGAATTAGGGCTTATACTAGTGATTATTCTCCGTTCTTTGGTGAGGTTCCGACATTAGAAAATGTTTATGCGATTAGTGGTCTTGGTTCTTCTGGTTTAACTACAGGTCCGATAATTGGCTATAGTGTAGCGAATATAATTTTAGGAAATGATATAGAATTAGATCCACGAGATTACAATATCGAAAACTATATAACACGAAAGTAA
- the amaP gene encoding alkaline shock response membrane anchor protein AmaP has product MTKAKKIISIIVCLLALTVMVPIMIEYHNVSGLDPQFLDLQLFDWKQISFLEFYLSRYIFWGALVLSTLIILSILVIAFYPKQHLEVKLSDKGGKLSLTNSAIEGFVKNLVIEQGLINNPSVKINSRRNKCLINVKGESASSENIIQKSDQIRDGIKNGLVEFFGIDKAVKLKISVSDIQKKVTKKSTSRVK; this is encoded by the coding sequence ATGACTAAAGCAAAAAAAATAATTTCTATTATTGTTTGTCTATTAGCTTTAACAGTTATGGTTCCCATTATGATAGAGTATCATAATGTTAGCGGATTAGATCCACAATTTTTAGATTTACAATTATTTGATTGGAAACAAATTTCTTTCTTAGAATTTTATCTTTCTAGATATATTTTCTGGGGAGCATTAGTATTATCAACATTGATAATTCTTTCAATATTAGTAATAGCATTTTATCCTAAACAACATTTAGAAGTAAAACTATCTGATAAAGGTGGTAAATTATCACTAACAAATTCAGCTATTGAAGGATTTGTTAAAAATTTAGTGATTGAACAAGGATTAATTAATAATCCATCGGTAAAAATAAATAGTAGAAGAAATAAATGCCTTATTAATGTAAAAGGGGAATCAGCTTCTTCAGAGAATATTATTCAGAAGAGTGATCAGATTCGAGATGGAATAAAAAATGGATTGGTTGAGTTTTTTGGTATAGATAAAGCTGTAAAACTTAAGATTTCTGTTTCAGATATTCAGAAAAAAGTAACTAAAAAGAGTACAAGTCGTGTAAAGTGA